One stretch of Desulfobulbaceae bacterium DNA includes these proteins:
- the sppA gene encoding signal peptide peptidase SppA: MEKRLFRQRHPVLFGLLILGVLFTVFWGGITFFILRSFAPHQTEFFRPGKGGIGIIELNGVLVSSEQTVRDLTAFREDEAVKAIIIRIDSPGGAVGASQEIYEEIKRTAREKPIVASMASVAASGGYYAALGANQIFANPGTLTGSIGVILKFANLKQILDKVGYKAEVIKSGTNKDIGSFSRDMTEEERALLQTLINSVHEQFVQAVSQSRSLPLESVTPIADGRIFTGKQALEQGLIDTLGNFTDAVEQAAKMAGLPQKELRLIYPKEDDFSFLKMLAGENAKNILDLHWSGTPAVMYEWSLSQ; encoded by the coding sequence ATGGAAAAAAGGTTATTTCGCCAAAGACACCCTGTACTCTTCGGGTTGTTGATACTGGGAGTTCTTTTCACAGTATTCTGGGGCGGAATAACCTTTTTTATTTTACGCTCTTTTGCTCCCCACCAGACGGAATTTTTTCGTCCCGGTAAGGGTGGGATAGGCATTATAGAGCTTAACGGAGTACTGGTCAGCTCCGAGCAGACTGTCAGAGATCTTACCGCTTTCAGAGAAGATGAAGCTGTTAAAGCCATTATTATCCGGATTGACAGCCCTGGCGGTGCAGTCGGTGCATCACAGGAGATCTACGAAGAGATAAAACGGACGGCTCGCGAAAAACCCATCGTTGCCTCAATGGCATCAGTGGCGGCATCAGGAGGATATTATGCCGCCCTAGGCGCTAACCAGATTTTTGCTAATCCGGGCACATTGACAGGCAGTATTGGTGTTATTCTTAAATTTGCCAACCTTAAGCAAATTCTTGATAAGGTCGGTTATAAGGCGGAAGTAATTAAAAGTGGCACAAACAAAGACATTGGTTCTTTCTCTCGCGATATGACCGAAGAGGAACGTGCCTTACTGCAAACGCTGATCAATAGCGTGCACGAACAGTTTGTCCAGGCCGTCTCACAAAGCAGATCCCTGCCACTGGAGTCTGTCACCCCCATAGCTGACGGACGAATTTTCACCGGCAAACAGGCCCTAGAGCAAGGCCTGATTGATACCCTTGGCAACTTTACAGATGCGGTTGAGCAGGCCGCAAAAATGGCGGGGCTTCCCCAAAAAGAGCTGCGTTTAATCTATCCGAAGGAAGATGACTTTTCTTTTTTGAAAATGCTGGCAGGAGAAAATGCTAAAAACATACTTGACCTTCACTGGTCAGGTACACCTGCAGTTATGTATGAATGGAGTCTTTCCCAATAA
- a CDS encoding integration host factor subunit beta, with product MLKRDVVDAVAEKMTGYMKKDIARSVEIILETMTQALSSEQRVEIRGFGCLSVRKRKAKSTKNPKTGKCMDIPPRNTLHFAMSKSLKDPLIKG from the coding sequence ATGTTAAAACGTGATGTGGTTGATGCCGTAGCCGAAAAGATGACCGGCTATATGAAAAAAGATATCGCTCGGTCGGTAGAAATCATTCTTGAAACCATGACTCAGGCACTTTCCAGCGAACAACGGGTAGAAATTCGTGGTTTTGGCTGCCTGAGTGTCCGCAAACGAAAGGCAAAGTCTACGAAAAATCCCAAGACAGGGAAGTGCATGGATATCCCTCCACGAAATACACTTCATTTTGCCATGAGTAAATCGTTAAAAGATCCGCTAATCAAAGGGTAA
- a CDS encoding threonylcarbamoyl-AMP synthase, with protein MLEINPDNPQPRLISQVVQQLRQGAIICYPTDTVYGIGCDIYNQKAVKRIYQLKRQPAGKPFSFMCSSFIDVSKYCYISNFAYRLMKRHLPGPYTFILPTMKIVPKIMTSKQKTVGIRVADNMICRAIIEELGNPILTTSASLEGDVLPATEAFELEERLGSRVDLIIDGGPIIPQPSSIISLIADQPQIIRAGKGDLSQF; from the coding sequence ATGTTGGAGATAAACCCAGACAATCCCCAGCCACGTTTGATCAGTCAGGTGGTGCAACAGCTGCGTCAAGGTGCGATTATCTGTTACCCAACCGACACTGTCTATGGAATTGGCTGTGATATCTATAACCAAAAAGCAGTGAAAAGAATTTATCAACTGAAACGGCAGCCTGCCGGGAAACCTTTCAGCTTCATGTGTAGCAGTTTCATTGATGTCAGCAAGTACTGCTATATTTCAAATTTTGCTTACCGTCTCATGAAAAGGCATCTTCCGGGGCCGTATACATTTATTTTGCCCACCATGAAAATTGTACCCAAAATAATGACTAGCAAGCAGAAAACGGTGGGTATCAGGGTGGCCGATAACATGATATGCCGAGCCATAATTGAAGAACTTGGAAATCCCATTCTTACCACCTCTGCTTCATTGGAGGGTGATGTGTTGCCCGCCACAGAGGCCTTTGAGCTTGAAGAACGACTTGGTTCTCGTGTTGATCTTATAATTGACGGGGGGCCGATAATACCGCAGCCATCTTCAATAATCTCTCTTATAGCTGATCAACCCCAGATCATCCGGGCTGGAAAAGGCGATCTGAGCCAGTTTTGA
- the guaB gene encoding IMP dehydrogenase: protein MDDKVIEDGYTFDDLLLLPQSSTVLPDEVDLSTQLTKTIRLNVPLVSAAMDTVTEHRTAIAMAREGGIGIIHKNMSIEEQAKEVEQVKKSESGMIVDPVTVSRDNTVAEVQEIMKQYRISGVPVREGLKLVGIVTNRDLRFVSDPDLRVNDVMTSENLITAKAGITLEQSKALLHEHRIEKLLVVDDDGNLAGLITTKDLEKIRRYPQAAKDSLGRLLVGAAIGVNNYLFCAEKLIKAGVDVVVLDSAHGHSKNIITAVKDLKASFPKLQVIAGNVATAEAVIALAEAGADCVKVGVGPGSICTTRIVAGVGVPQLTAIYNCAKAAEKFDISIIADGGIKYSGDITKAIGTGANSIMIGSLFAGTDETPGESFLYQGRTYKGYRGMGSLGAMKKGSSDRYFQDGTPPSKHVPEGIEGKVPYRGPISDTIHQLLGGLRSGMGYVGAKDIETLRTKAKFVKITAAGLKESHVHDVIITKEAPNYRMS, encoded by the coding sequence ATGGATGACAAAGTTATCGAAGACGGCTACACATTTGACGATTTATTACTTCTACCTCAAAGCTCCACGGTCTTACCGGATGAAGTTGACCTCTCGACTCAGCTAACCAAAACAATCCGGCTTAACGTTCCGCTGGTCAGCGCCGCCATGGACACAGTTACCGAACATCGCACCGCTATTGCCATGGCCCGGGAAGGCGGTATCGGCATCATTCATAAAAACATGTCTATTGAAGAACAGGCCAAAGAGGTTGAACAGGTCAAAAAGTCTGAATCAGGCATGATCGTCGATCCGGTTACGGTTTCGCGCGACAACACCGTTGCCGAAGTTCAGGAAATCATGAAGCAATACAGAATTTCCGGCGTTCCTGTCAGAGAGGGGCTCAAACTGGTCGGCATTGTTACCAACCGTGACTTACGATTTGTATCAGACCCGGATCTGCGTGTTAACGATGTAATGACCAGTGAAAATCTGATTACGGCCAAGGCCGGCATCACCCTCGAACAATCCAAGGCGCTTCTACATGAGCACCGCATTGAAAAACTGCTGGTCGTCGATGATGACGGAAATCTTGCCGGACTGATAACCACCAAGGATCTTGAAAAGATACGCCGCTATCCTCAGGCCGCCAAAGACAGTTTGGGACGACTTCTGGTTGGAGCGGCTATTGGTGTTAACAACTACCTCTTCTGTGCCGAAAAACTCATTAAAGCCGGGGTTGATGTTGTTGTCCTGGACTCAGCCCACGGCCACTCTAAAAATATTATCACTGCCGTTAAAGACCTTAAGGCCTCCTTCCCAAAACTGCAGGTAATTGCCGGAAACGTGGCGACAGCAGAAGCTGTTATAGCCTTGGCAGAAGCTGGTGCTGATTGTGTGAAGGTCGGGGTCGGGCCCGGCTCTATCTGCACAACACGAATCGTCGCCGGTGTGGGAGTTCCACAACTCACTGCGATTTATAATTGCGCCAAAGCTGCTGAAAAATTCGATATTTCAATTATTGCAGATGGCGGCATTAAGTACTCTGGTGACATTACCAAGGCCATCGGCACCGGGGCTAATTCAATTATGATCGGCAGTCTTTTTGCTGGCACCGATGAGACCCCAGGCGAGAGCTTCCTCTATCAGGGCAGAACATATAAGGGCTATCGCGGCATGGGCTCACTCGGAGCCATGAAAAAAGGCAGTAGTGACCGCTATTTTCAAGATGGAACACCTCCGTCCAAACACGTTCCGGAAGGCATTGAAGGCAAAGTTCCATATCGAGGCCCGATCTCAGACACAATCCATCAGCTCCTAGGTGGCCTGCGATCCGGCATGGGTTATGTTGGCGCTAAAGACATCGAGACCCTGCGCACGAAAGCAAAATTTGTAAAAATTACTGCCGCCGGCCTGAAGGAGAGTCACGTGCACGACGTCATCATCACCAAAGAAGCCCCTAATTACCGTATGAGCTGA
- the guaA gene encoding glutamine-hydrolyzing GMP synthase produces MDIHKEKIIILDFGSQTTQLIARRIREQKVYCEIHPYNTPIETIKELSPNGLVLSGGPKSVYDNDAPKSDPALYELGIPILGICYGAQLMTQQLGGVVEKALKREFGKSDLEIKYTAGLFAGMEVGHDEYQVWMSHGDRIEKLPADFEVSAVSAHSPHAAIRHISKPFVGVQFHPEVVHTLIGTDVLRNFIFGLCNCSPQWTMHSFVESTVKAVREKVGTGKVICALSGGVDSSVVAALIHKAIGDQLVCIYVNNGLMRTGESESVLRFFKEKTGLNVVHVDASDYFLNEIKGISDPETKRKKIGYGFIKIFEEEAAKFGDAKFLAQGTLYPDVIESISFVGDTVIKSHHNVGGLPEIMKLDLIEPLRELFKDEVRNVGLELGLPEEAIYRQPFPGPGLAIRTLGEITEERLAILRQADVVVLEEMKRSGYYRKTWQSFAVLLPIQTVGVMGDERTYEHVIALRCVDSIDAMTADWSKLPYELLGKISNRIINEVRGVNRVVYDISSKPPSTIEWE; encoded by the coding sequence ATGGATATTCATAAAGAAAAAATTATCATATTAGACTTTGGCTCACAGACAACACAGCTTATTGCCCGCCGGATTCGTGAGCAAAAGGTCTATTGTGAGATACATCCTTATAACACCCCCATTGAAACCATTAAAGAGCTGTCGCCAAACGGCCTCGTTCTCTCCGGCGGACCCAAAAGCGTCTACGATAATGACGCTCCGAAATCAGATCCCGCCCTTTATGAATTGGGCATACCAATACTGGGAATCTGTTATGGTGCCCAGTTAATGACCCAGCAATTAGGCGGTGTTGTTGAGAAGGCGCTAAAACGTGAATTTGGTAAATCCGATCTCGAAATTAAATACACAGCAGGTCTTTTTGCCGGCATGGAAGTCGGCCATGATGAGTATCAGGTGTGGATGAGTCACGGTGACCGTATTGAAAAACTACCTGCTGACTTTGAGGTGTCTGCCGTCAGTGCCCACTCACCCCACGCCGCCATCAGGCATATCTCAAAACCTTTCGTTGGTGTTCAGTTCCACCCTGAAGTGGTACATACCTTAATTGGCACTGATGTTTTGCGAAATTTCATCTTTGGCCTGTGCAACTGTAGCCCACAATGGACAATGCACTCTTTTGTTGAATCAACCGTAAAGGCCGTTCGTGAAAAAGTTGGTACTGGTAAAGTAATCTGCGCCCTCAGCGGCGGTGTCGACTCTTCTGTTGTTGCTGCCCTCATCCATAAAGCCATCGGCGATCAGCTGGTCTGTATCTACGTCAACAACGGCCTCATGCGTACCGGAGAATCTGAAAGTGTCCTGCGTTTTTTCAAAGAAAAAACAGGGCTTAATGTCGTGCATGTTGATGCCAGCGACTACTTCCTCAATGAAATAAAAGGCATCAGTGACCCGGAAACCAAACGCAAGAAAATCGGCTATGGTTTTATCAAAATTTTTGAAGAAGAGGCGGCAAAGTTCGGTGATGCTAAATTTCTTGCCCAAGGCACTCTCTACCCCGATGTAATTGAGAGTATCTCCTTTGTTGGCGACACTGTTATCAAATCACACCACAACGTCGGTGGTCTGCCGGAAATTATGAAACTCGACCTCATCGAGCCCCTGCGCGAACTGTTCAAAGACGAAGTTCGAAACGTTGGCCTTGAATTAGGCTTACCGGAAGAAGCAATTTATCGTCAGCCATTTCCGGGCCCCGGCCTGGCAATCAGAACACTCGGGGAGATCACCGAAGAAAGACTTGCAATCCTGCGTCAGGCCGACGTAGTTGTGCTCGAAGAGATGAAACGTTCCGGCTATTATCGCAAAACCTGGCAGTCTTTCGCAGTACTTCTGCCAATACAGACCGTCGGTGTAATGGGTGATGAGCGTACCTATGAACATGTTATCGCTTTACGCTGTGTCGACAGCATCGATGCAATGACCGCCGACTGGTCAAAACTCCCATATGAACTGCTTGGTAAAATTTCTAACCGAATTATTAACGAGGTTCGCGGGGTAAACAGAGTCGTTTACGATATCTCGTCTAAGCCGCCAAGCACTATTGAATGGGAGTAA
- a CDS encoding GAF domain-containing sensor histidine kinase, whose amino-acid sequence MDNEHFTFAGKTVNSLSQARTLLKNISQITHILSEKSLKLSDRLDKLLRILLDYLGVVNGSIMIFENNKLVVAAATRTEIVGIEQPLDESSVAGWVALHSEAIFIPDIAKDSRFAQRGGTYKKNSVLSAPVIQDDKLLGVINVTDKEGDKDFLKEDITYLIDFSGMIISILVQQKLQKQLKRKKDSLKEKNQKLRHQESLRDELYRMLIHDLKAPLAEVVANLDILSYSISDDNRDFLESAQIGCDRTIRMVSNLISINKIEDGKLTLCKEEVNLTTLLEESYSAIKGLANIKDVTLRIEIEDDLPIVYLDRIIILRVLQNLLTNALGYTESNTTLTAGCRKVPDKQKIEFFVQDQGEGISEEKQESIFEKYSRLSDKQDALVGTGLGLYFCRLAVELHNGKIGVTSAPGQGCRFFFRLPL is encoded by the coding sequence ATGGACAACGAACACTTTACCTTTGCCGGAAAGACTGTAAACAGCTTAAGCCAGGCACGCACGCTCCTCAAGAACATCTCCCAGATTACTCACATACTCAGCGAAAAGAGCCTTAAGCTGAGCGATCGTCTGGACAAACTTCTGCGCATCCTTCTTGATTATCTAGGTGTCGTAAATGGCTCTATAATGATATTCGAAAACAACAAACTTGTTGTTGCTGCGGCTACCCGAACTGAAATTGTCGGCATTGAACAACCCCTGGATGAGTCCTCTGTAGCCGGTTGGGTTGCACTGCATAGCGAGGCAATTTTCATTCCGGATATCGCCAAAGACAGTCGTTTTGCCCAGCGCGGCGGCACCTACAAAAAGAATTCTGTTCTTTCGGCACCGGTTATACAGGATGACAAACTGCTGGGCGTCATCAACGTGACCGACAAAGAAGGGGACAAAGACTTCCTTAAAGAAGACATTACCTACCTGATCGATTTCAGCGGCATGATCATTTCGATTCTGGTGCAGCAAAAGCTTCAAAAGCAGCTGAAGAGAAAAAAGGATAGCCTTAAGGAAAAGAACCAGAAACTGCGCCACCAGGAGTCGCTGCGCGACGAGTTGTATCGGATGCTCATTCATGATCTTAAGGCACCCCTGGCTGAGGTGGTTGCCAACCTTGATATTCTTTCCTATTCGATCTCTGATGACAACAGAGATTTTCTCGAATCAGCTCAAATCGGCTGCGACCGCACCATTAGGATGGTTAGCAATCTCATCTCCATTAATAAAATCGAAGATGGCAAACTGACCCTTTGCAAAGAGGAGGTTAACCTGACAACTCTTCTTGAGGAGTCGTATAGCGCCATAAAAGGCCTGGCCAACATTAAAGATGTAACACTCAGGATCGAAATCGAGGATGACCTGCCTATCGTGTACCTCGACCGCATCATAATCCTTCGTGTTCTTCAGAATTTACTCACCAACGCCTTAGGCTACACAGAATCAAACACCACTTTAACCGCAGGGTGCCGCAAGGTGCCGGACAAACAAAAAATTGAGTTTTTCGTCCAAGACCAGGGCGAAGGAATTTCAGAGGAAAAACAAGAGTCAATATTTGAGAAATACTCGCGGCTCTCCGACAAACAGGATGCACTTGTCGGTACAGGCCTTGGCCTGTATTTCTGCCGGCTGGCTGTCGAACTGCATAATGGAAAAATCGGAGTGACCAGTGCCCCTGGACAAGGCTGCCGGTTTTTTTTCCGGCTACCTCTTTAA
- a CDS encoding tetratricopeptide repeat protein — translation MINTDPKNMTFLIVDDMENMRRSIRAMLKIVGYGKNFHEAENGKKAWELLTSGIAFDFIISDFNMPKMTGTELLSMMRSSKKHRDIPFLMITADANQSIVAEAAEQDVDAYLTKPFVTATLEQKIKELIHFTLNPSKLTLLLNKAAAWREKGEVDKAIECARMAAELNKRSSRPLRELGRLYLKKDDIPLATKCFEKALSLNRLDVPSYHYLGQINLKLGHTEKAITHFTKALELSPRHADRAFKVATLLMKKNKPDEAAKIIKVMLKNNPNNIDLHEDVADSCFDSGMNALAAKYYQYVLSECPDREYLLKKLGTAHLRHHDPQSAIEIFERAIMKTPEDIDMLLDLAQAYLDSKLRMRADKWASKAARIDPANVRAKELLKQCE, via the coding sequence ATGATCAATACCGACCCTAAAAACATGACTTTTCTGATTGTTGACGACATGGAGAATATGCGTCGTTCTATTCGCGCCATGCTCAAGATTGTCGGCTATGGTAAAAATTTTCATGAGGCTGAAAACGGCAAGAAGGCCTGGGAGCTGTTAACCTCGGGAATTGCCTTCGATTTTATTATTTCAGACTTTAATATGCCGAAAATGACCGGTACCGAACTTTTAAGCATGATGCGCTCGTCAAAAAAACATCGAGATATCCCCTTTTTAATGATCACTGCCGACGCCAACCAGAGTATTGTTGCCGAGGCCGCTGAACAAGATGTTGATGCCTATCTGACTAAACCGTTCGTCACAGCTACTCTTGAGCAAAAAATAAAAGAGCTTATTCATTTCACCCTGAACCCAAGCAAACTGACATTACTATTGAATAAGGCTGCAGCCTGGCGTGAAAAAGGAGAGGTTGATAAGGCGATAGAATGTGCCAGAATGGCAGCTGAGTTGAATAAGCGCTCTTCACGACCCCTACGCGAACTTGGCCGTTTGTACCTAAAAAAAGATGACATCCCTCTGGCCACTAAATGTTTCGAGAAGGCTCTTTCGCTCAACCGACTTGATGTCCCCTCATACCACTACCTGGGTCAAATAAACTTAAAACTAGGCCACACTGAAAAAGCAATAACACACTTCACCAAAGCCCTGGAGTTAAGCCCGAGGCACGCAGACCGGGCTTTTAAGGTCGCCACTCTTTTGATGAAAAAAAACAAACCGGATGAGGCGGCAAAAATCATAAAGGTCATGCTTAAAAACAACCCGAACAATATCGACCTGCACGAGGATGTCGCCGATAGTTGCTTTGATTCCGGCATGAACGCGCTGGCGGCAAAATACTATCAGTACGTTTTAAGCGAGTGCCCGGACAGAGAGTATCTGTTAAAAAAACTTGGCACTGCACACCTTAGACATCACGACCCCCAGAGTGCAATCGAAATTTTTGAACGGGCAATCATGAAAACACCGGAAGACATTGACATGCTCCTCGATCTTGCCCAAGCCTATCTCGACTCTAAATTACGTATGCGTGCCGATAAATGGGCAAGCAAAGCGGCAAGGATTGACCCTGCCAACGTAAGAGCAAAAGAACTTCTAAAACAATGCGAATAG
- a CDS encoding GGDEF domain-containing protein, with protein MDGKAEISEVDDLGRILSGQYSEKLTSRVLEQIDMLRKFEETGTQIMPYMCAWQTDKKVIWYEYAGKQFCDLLRCTMDTLAEKLRAAIIDQRVYRYTKVKHKVEEKIITREELFQSSWKGLREEVEKTGEVDAVYQLSLGGDKAIWLKDQAIIENFEKDGVCVSVGFLSNVTKEMELKDLFEKIGYIDELTRLPKRHILDRILEVSIGNLQRGNIDDFVLMMIDVDHFKKVNDTHGHLAGDYVLSHLAEVMTSTKRKHDEIGRYGGEEFYGLTIGNISLGLKFAERLRQKVAKASFVYEGQKIPITVSIGLASATQLSKPESFSPEQLIFMADKRLYAAKDKGRNCVVCEDL; from the coding sequence ATGGATGGCAAGGCTGAAATAAGTGAGGTCGACGATCTTGGCCGGATTCTTTCCGGTCAGTACTCTGAGAAGTTAACGAGCAGAGTTCTTGAGCAGATTGATATGCTCAGAAAGTTTGAAGAAACCGGCACGCAGATTATGCCTTATATGTGTGCCTGGCAGACTGATAAAAAGGTTATCTGGTATGAGTATGCCGGCAAGCAGTTTTGTGATCTTCTGCGCTGCACTATGGACACTCTTGCCGAGAAGTTGCGGGCTGCGATTATTGACCAGAGAGTTTATCGGTACACCAAGGTCAAACATAAAGTCGAAGAGAAAATCATTACCAGGGAGGAGCTTTTTCAGAGTTCATGGAAGGGACTTCGTGAAGAAGTTGAAAAAACCGGGGAGGTTGATGCCGTCTATCAGCTTTCATTGGGAGGAGATAAGGCGATCTGGCTGAAAGATCAGGCTATCATAGAAAACTTTGAAAAAGATGGTGTCTGTGTCTCTGTCGGTTTTCTGTCTAACGTTACAAAAGAGATGGAGCTCAAGGATCTTTTTGAAAAGATTGGCTATATCGATGAGCTGACCCGGCTGCCAAAACGCCATATCCTCGACAGAATTCTGGAAGTGAGTATCGGCAATCTCCAGCGAGGCAATATTGACGATTTTGTCTTAATGATGATTGATGTAGACCATTTCAAAAAGGTGAACGACACTCATGGTCATTTAGCTGGCGATTATGTCTTGTCCCACCTGGCGGAGGTAATGACTTCCACAAAAAGGAAGCATGACGAGATTGGTCGTTATGGCGGGGAAGAGTTTTACGGCCTGACCATCGGGAATATTTCGCTGGGGCTTAAATTTGCCGAAAGGCTGCGGCAAAAGGTTGCTAAAGCCTCTTTCGTCTACGAAGGCCAGAAGATACCAATTACAGTTTCGATCGGTTTGGCTTCTGCAACGCAACTGAGTAAGCCCGAATCATTTTCACCTGAGCAGCTGATTTTCATGGCTGATAAGCGCCTTTATGCAGCAAAAGATAAAGGCCGGAATTGTGTTGTCTGTGAGGATCTATAG
- a CDS encoding DUF1566 domain-containing protein — translation IGSLKTMLGVLSLVLVLVSSAQAATYIDNKDGTIFDAQTNLIWQQADDGTERIWTEAVKYCEGLELAGYSDWLLPKIFMLEGLIDSGQSPTIDPIFSIKPSYYWSSSESPTSVKSAKYVNFFYGNTYAYSKDNTYYALCVRDSSADKASPLVADFTYSKGAQESTVQFTAEISGGSEPFFREWDFGDGDTSSMSNPSHDFHGEGAYTITLTVSDNGGSIAVSTKKIVLPLAEIVEVTAAVEGSAERPPEETAVQESAAVEVTDGVGGSDPVPEQSADLQHVESDLALFDAASQQGMTTTDVVSSSTLSEQDLVVASDVVEDAAPGSEMAEGDVDEPADEAPLVADQIDSEPATDAGTTITEPEVALSIPDTPVEQDTVETPEGVTTSLEVVDLPKKRSVLQIFAARQLPLVDPGGFGHQLLAYAFANAVKGDADLNKDSQVTAYELKGYLTIAMESLSEGKQNPVISIDGDSFPLCSATQSTFAFVVGVDTLYQGAGQWPYAAESAELVRKSIEESCQKVQTISLSAEHANRQGVLQALMQIKSLIQPQDSLVFYFAGKSDYGSDGRLILSLFDTVPEMSSLTGLYYSVVLGFIDTITLCQVTLLLETSAPRADN, via the coding sequence TGATTGGTTCTTTGAAAACTATGCTTGGGGTTTTATCCTTAGTCTTGGTGTTGGTTTCATCGGCACAGGCTGCTACCTATATCGATAATAAAGACGGGACAATATTTGATGCCCAGACCAACTTGATATGGCAACAGGCTGATGATGGCACTGAGAGAATATGGACTGAGGCTGTTAAGTATTGTGAAGGCCTTGAGCTGGCAGGCTATTCTGATTGGCTGCTACCCAAAATCTTTATGCTTGAAGGGCTCATTGACTCTGGGCAGTCACCAACGATAGATCCAATTTTTTCTATCAAACCCTCGTATTACTGGTCTTCTTCTGAAAGCCCGACCAGCGTCAAATCGGCAAAATATGTCAATTTCTTTTACGGCAACACTTATGCCTACAGCAAAGACAACACCTATTACGCGCTTTGCGTGCGCGATAGTTCTGCAGATAAGGCTAGCCCTCTGGTGGCAGATTTTACATATAGCAAGGGGGCACAAGAGTCGACAGTTCAGTTCACAGCCGAAATCAGCGGCGGCAGTGAGCCTTTTTTCCGGGAGTGGGATTTTGGTGACGGGGATACGTCAAGTATGAGTAATCCGAGTCATGATTTTCACGGAGAGGGTGCCTACACAATTACGCTTACTGTGTCTGACAATGGAGGCTCCATTGCAGTTTCAACCAAGAAGATAGTCCTGCCCCTGGCTGAGATTGTTGAGGTGACTGCTGCAGTCGAAGGATCTGCGGAGCGGCCCCCCGAGGAAACCGCAGTGCAGGAGAGTGCGGCGGTGGAAGTAACTGACGGTGTTGGAGGTTCTGACCCTGTGCCAGAGCAGAGTGCTGATTTACAGCATGTTGAATCAGATCTGGCTCTGTTTGATGCCGCCAGCCAGCAGGGTATGACAACCACAGATGTCGTAAGTTCCTCAACTCTCTCGGAGCAGGATTTGGTCGTTGCCAGTGATGTGGTGGAAGATGCTGCCCCTGGCAGCGAGATGGCAGAGGGGGATGTAGATGAACCGGCAGACGAGGCACCGTTAGTTGCCGATCAAATTGACTCAGAGCCTGCAACTGATGCTGGTACGACCATTACCGAGCCAGAAGTGGCTCTGTCGATTCCTGATACACCAGTTGAGCAAGATACGGTAGAAACTCCGGAGGGTGTGACGACTTCGTTGGAGGTAGTGGATTTACCGAAGAAGCGGTCGGTACTACAGATTTTTGCGGCAAGGCAGCTACCTCTGGTTGACCCGGGAGGATTTGGCCATCAATTATTAGCTTACGCATTTGCCAATGCTGTCAAGGGTGATGCTGATTTGAATAAAGACAGTCAGGTAACTGCTTATGAACTCAAGGGCTATCTTACCATCGCCATGGAGTCTTTGTCTGAAGGTAAGCAAAATCCGGTGATTTCAATTGATGGTGACTCGTTTCCACTCTGTTCTGCTACACAGAGCACATTTGCTTTTGTTGTTGGAGTTGACACATTGTATCAAGGAGCCGGTCAATGGCCGTACGCGGCTGAAAGTGCCGAGCTGGTTCGGAAATCAATAGAGGAGTCGTGTCAGAAAGTTCAAACTATCTCGCTCTCTGCTGAGCATGCCAATCGGCAGGGAGTCTTACAGGCCTTAATGCAGATAAAAAGTTTGATTCAGCCCCAGGATAGCCTGGTTTTTTATTTTGCTGGGAAGAGTGATTATGGCTCAGACGGGCGATTGATTTTATCGTTATTTGATACTGTGCCCGAAATGAGTTCCTTGACGGGTCTTTATTATAGCGTTGTACTCGGTTTCATAGATACAATAACTCTTTGCCAGGTTACATTGCTGCTTGAAACATCAGCGCCAAGGGCTGATAACTGA